Proteins found in one Streptomyces sp. CB09001 genomic segment:
- a CDS encoding response regulator transcription factor, whose product MLAEDSVLLRDGLTGLLARFGHQVVAAIGDAEALVAAVTEHAPDIVVTDVRMPPGFQDEGLHAAVRLREERPTLPVLVLSQYVQRAYAAELLDSGDGTGVGYLLKDRVGQVEEFVDALAEVAAGGTVVDPEVVRQLLRRRRDPLERLSPREREVLALIAEGRSNAAIARQLVVSEAAVGKHIGSILAKLDLPPATETHRRVLAVLTYLRG is encoded by the coding sequence GTGCTCGCCGAGGACAGCGTGCTGCTGCGGGACGGCCTGACCGGCCTGCTGGCCCGCTTCGGCCACCAGGTCGTGGCGGCTATCGGCGACGCGGAGGCACTCGTCGCCGCGGTCACGGAGCACGCCCCGGACATCGTCGTCACCGACGTCCGTATGCCGCCCGGCTTCCAGGACGAGGGCCTGCACGCGGCCGTCCGCCTGCGCGAGGAGCGGCCCACCCTGCCCGTCCTGGTCCTCAGCCAGTACGTGCAACGGGCCTACGCGGCCGAGCTGCTGGACTCCGGCGACGGCACCGGCGTCGGCTATCTGCTCAAGGACCGCGTCGGCCAGGTCGAGGAGTTCGTCGACGCGCTGGCCGAGGTCGCGGCGGGCGGCACGGTCGTCGACCCGGAGGTGGTGCGCCAGTTGCTGCGCCGCCGCCGGGATCCGCTGGAGCGGCTCAGCCCGCGCGAGCGGGAGGTGCTCGCCCTGATCGCGGAGGGCAGGTCCAACGCGGCGATCGCCCGGCAACTCGTCGTCTCCGAGGCGGCCGTGGGCAAGCACATCGGCAGCATCCTCGCCAAGCTCGACCTGCCCCCGGCGACCGAGACGCACCGCAGGGTGCTGGCGGTACTGACGTATCTGCGGGGCTGA